In Myxococcus fulvus, a genomic segment contains:
- a CDS encoding HEAT repeat domain-containing protein: MSVLAIGNIEKLRALAANPRVLLLGGARASAPSRLTAYELASNKVLWSSELPSAVSALALSGERFAAALSDGTLCLGTVSDGQVQTRLTDAHPGGVTALASSPEGKVLFSAGADGVVRGWEWDGARKVHEWKASPQPLRAVAVDPSGTFVACGGDDGVVRSFTKATGERRDMAGHEGAVRALAFTPRDGRLASGGDDGKVRFWYLVGAVEFEVRGDKDSGHAGAVLALVFPPTPAAQDDEEPGDRVWSAGSDGKVKVWRLDERRKPRTLDCGSKPVNALVFVAPANPREARTSLGAIFTAGEDRRVFRFGIETDGKPANGQAVSRHGLDLLTESLKAGRPKREAAVREAVALEETEALDFVLQVLSTDKEAEVRRLAARELGEKGRVAARPKLRERLDDDHPQVREEALKALDVLETESPLAAPRAALESRFVDMRVAGLKRLAKLGRASPLVPALIASKLGEADATVGLAALDALSEVSAPADTEPLRAAFERGQPRLRVEVLVRIAGAGLLGHAQLQPLVARALDDADADVRRVAFTIRVLERRALAHALESRDEDFARSTKDVARRLAQRSRQGQTAALTDADVQAARDAMPAQGAVGASLTESDLEPLLAAMACRTPDTAVRGARGLAQLGDARALGALLQLSREPDPAIRRQAAAALQALQDARARERLVWMLDDENADVRAASLDAVVALDAEAPLASAEAALRSGHEDVRVRGLDRLVKLGAASQGAEPLLGDALEDESAKVRSEAFRTLWAWNEKVPEKALDRALAGRFPDLRNRAVEVLAQRGAEGWAQERLKKSVEDRDVGVATAAYEAWVKLVGKEKPEPHLAALASTHPALRVLAAKGSVHAPAEPLRSPLLKRVQDEELDVAVAALEALDKLIPSENGPLLAGLSSASLPVRVRASELLAPRGAEDIIEPMRNLMDKELERQYPPAFLIPLRIRGARALATLGSRRLLSWFATTLLTSELGDLQEQGARGLATASRRGDEGYLLDALSHANVAVRSWGADGLSRLGDARALPVLTGNLRHDHLPIRLGAILSFAALGSEGDGGLLHGLEDRAREVQEMVFAIVLARDLRATRRGEPPDLLASALSSGRPEVRYAAARALELRTETDAYRANLVEGLLPPKPDKVGDMKDWPSEEDRAKRMVGLAEALSSGQPEQRYAAAQVLLLRNKPLDYFREALKVARPSSLDAPWKPETAPNVSPVQATPAKSWLRRLFSATKPGTPESSSPEAATNAERQHLRRLAFGAYVGLLRQVSAGDDEGHRVRRDAVDRVVKLTQEGYAGTPAAVAALLRALEDPHQLVRKAALTGLKELFPAGSDEPLSLALASLSPDVARIALDELAERGDAAKPRITAALNSPLSDVRRYAFELLEKLSPPGSLEPLLAALGSEHADLRVGVIERLAGANDSRVTEALGRAMSSEHEDLRLRASELLAWRGDERAVEVLASFLRSETPAVAKRAVEALARLATPSAVSALAARLNVATDLHERLRLVDALGQTRRPEALDVLARRVLEDDTSAVRVACVPAAMQVAGADVKKRDATLALRFLRPAVKSLDVAVRQAALRQLEHGAEAGQSEVLVSLFNDRDVTVRAEAVSLYSKRVIEHAAPVGPLEDVLRGGARELMLPAAEGVAHLRGVSALRPLLLYSRAGEDGQRERALLALGTLGDARALSELETVAAGGTPEAPTEPSMVWAAVEGLGRLAGRLPDGEERRRVEEKVEAAAVEGADSSLQQAGVKGLRAIGGERARVKVEALLLDTDTHLLVRITAAQELGKLKDVEAETTLATILDDSTELLRKEARKALDELFPKERTRVEFLAVASRYQDISEPAVTYLSREGDPALLVPRLATLTNEELRLSLRRGLARRGALPVPETVTLLEHDKAEARQEAALLIGTWTGEARASGQVDLAGLSRALVTSERRTAKDWAATPPGPKKNALASAWERILWAGSRLGTAGLADSARDILKAGEHGSPATVRQEAARVLSRLGTAGATLKLQGQDTSAPVLSNDKERAASADVLKGALTDPDARVRSAAADALARLAPEKAAAWALEVKPFDPVALGPTGAKVPAEALATSEGRRLAEPSLLGQGNLAPLAALAQSAKPEVKQEAWAGMGRLGGDEAAKLLHTAAFDKSQSVELRKAAWRAHKRARRAAERAKNHRKEGNPS; encoded by the coding sequence ATGTCCGTCCTCGCCATCGGCAACATCGAAAAGCTCCGCGCGCTCGCGGCGAACCCCCGCGTGCTGCTGCTCGGCGGCGCCCGCGCGTCCGCGCCCAGCCGCCTCACCGCGTACGAGCTGGCCTCCAACAAGGTGCTGTGGAGCAGTGAGCTCCCCTCCGCCGTGAGCGCCCTGGCCCTGTCGGGCGAGCGTTTCGCCGCGGCCCTGTCCGACGGCACCCTGTGCCTGGGCACCGTCTCCGACGGGCAGGTGCAGACGCGCCTCACCGACGCGCACCCGGGCGGCGTCACCGCGCTCGCCTCCAGCCCCGAGGGCAAGGTGCTGTTCAGCGCCGGCGCGGACGGTGTGGTGCGCGGGTGGGAGTGGGACGGCGCGCGCAAGGTGCACGAGTGGAAGGCGTCGCCGCAGCCCCTGCGCGCGGTGGCGGTGGACCCGTCCGGGACGTTCGTCGCGTGCGGCGGTGATGACGGCGTCGTGCGCTCGTTCACCAAGGCCACGGGCGAGCGCCGGGACATGGCGGGTCACGAGGGCGCGGTGCGCGCGCTGGCCTTCACGCCGCGCGACGGCCGGCTCGCCTCCGGTGGCGACGACGGCAAGGTGCGCTTCTGGTACCTGGTGGGCGCGGTGGAGTTCGAGGTGCGCGGCGACAAGGACTCCGGTCACGCCGGAGCGGTGCTCGCGCTGGTCTTCCCGCCCACGCCCGCCGCGCAGGACGACGAGGAGCCGGGCGACCGCGTCTGGTCCGCGGGCAGCGACGGCAAGGTGAAGGTGTGGCGGCTGGATGAGCGTCGCAAGCCGCGCACGCTGGACTGCGGAAGCAAGCCGGTGAACGCGCTGGTGTTCGTGGCGCCCGCCAACCCGCGCGAGGCGCGCACGTCGCTGGGCGCCATCTTCACGGCGGGCGAGGACCGGCGCGTCTTCCGCTTCGGCATCGAGACGGACGGCAAGCCGGCCAACGGGCAGGCCGTGTCGCGGCACGGGCTGGACTTGCTGACGGAGTCGCTGAAGGCGGGGCGCCCCAAGCGAGAGGCCGCCGTGCGCGAGGCCGTGGCGCTGGAGGAGACCGAGGCGCTCGACTTCGTGCTCCAGGTGCTCTCCACGGACAAGGAGGCGGAGGTGCGTCGCCTCGCCGCCCGCGAGCTGGGCGAGAAGGGCCGCGTCGCCGCCCGTCCGAAGCTGCGCGAGCGCCTGGACGACGACCATCCCCAGGTGCGCGAGGAGGCCCTCAAGGCCCTCGACGTGCTGGAGACCGAGTCGCCGCTGGCCGCGCCCCGCGCCGCGCTGGAGTCGCGCTTCGTGGACATGCGCGTGGCGGGCCTCAAGCGCCTGGCGAAGCTGGGCCGCGCGTCCCCGCTGGTCCCCGCGCTCATCGCCAGCAAGCTGGGTGAGGCGGACGCCACCGTGGGGCTGGCCGCGCTGGACGCCCTCTCCGAGGTCTCCGCGCCCGCCGACACCGAGCCCCTGCGCGCCGCGTTCGAGCGGGGCCAGCCGCGCCTGCGCGTGGAGGTGCTGGTGCGCATCGCTGGGGCGGGCCTCCTGGGCCACGCCCAGCTGCAGCCGCTGGTCGCCCGCGCGCTGGATGACGCCGACGCGGACGTGCGCCGCGTGGCCTTCACCATCCGCGTGCTGGAGCGCCGCGCCCTGGCGCACGCGCTGGAGAGCCGCGACGAGGACTTCGCGCGCTCCACCAAGGACGTGGCCCGCAGGCTCGCGCAGCGCTCGCGGCAGGGACAGACGGCCGCGCTCACGGACGCGGACGTGCAGGCCGCGCGCGACGCGATGCCCGCGCAGGGCGCCGTGGGGGCCTCGCTGACGGAGAGCGACCTGGAGCCGCTGCTGGCCGCCATGGCCTGCCGCACGCCGGACACCGCCGTCCGGGGTGCTCGGGGCCTCGCGCAGTTGGGGGATGCCCGGGCGCTGGGCGCGCTGTTGCAGCTCTCCCGCGAGCCGGACCCCGCCATCCGCCGTCAGGCCGCCGCCGCCCTCCAGGCGCTCCAGGACGCTCGCGCCCGTGAGCGGCTGGTGTGGATGCTGGACGACGAGAACGCGGACGTGCGCGCGGCCTCGCTCGACGCCGTGGTGGCGCTGGACGCGGAGGCGCCGCTGGCCTCCGCCGAGGCGGCCCTGCGCTCCGGTCACGAGGACGTGCGCGTGCGCGGCCTGGACCGGCTGGTGAAGCTGGGCGCCGCGTCCCAGGGCGCCGAGCCGCTGCTCGGTGACGCGCTGGAGGACGAGTCCGCCAAGGTGCGGAGCGAGGCGTTCCGCACGCTGTGGGCGTGGAACGAGAAGGTGCCGGAGAAGGCGCTGGACCGCGCGCTCGCGGGCCGCTTCCCGGACCTGCGCAACCGCGCGGTGGAGGTGCTCGCGCAGCGCGGCGCCGAGGGCTGGGCGCAGGAGCGGCTGAAGAAGTCCGTGGAGGACCGCGACGTGGGTGTCGCCACCGCCGCGTACGAGGCGTGGGTGAAGCTGGTGGGCAAGGAGAAGCCCGAGCCGCACCTGGCCGCGCTCGCGTCGACGCACCCCGCCCTGCGCGTGCTGGCCGCGAAGGGCTCCGTGCACGCGCCCGCCGAGCCCCTGCGCTCGCCGCTGCTCAAGCGCGTGCAGGACGAGGAACTGGACGTCGCCGTCGCCGCGCTGGAGGCGCTCGACAAGCTGATTCCGAGCGAGAACGGGCCGCTGCTCGCGGGCCTGTCCTCCGCCTCGCTGCCGGTGCGCGTGCGCGCGTCCGAGCTGCTCGCGCCCCGTGGCGCCGAGGACATCATCGAGCCGATGCGCAACCTGATGGACAAGGAGCTGGAGCGGCAGTACCCGCCCGCGTTCCTCATCCCGCTGCGCATCCGCGGCGCCCGCGCGCTCGCGACGCTGGGCTCGCGTCGGCTCCTGTCCTGGTTCGCCACCACGCTGCTGACGAGCGAGCTGGGGGACTTGCAGGAGCAGGGCGCGCGCGGTCTCGCCACCGCCAGTCGTCGGGGCGACGAGGGCTATCTGCTGGACGCGCTCAGCCACGCCAACGTGGCGGTGCGCTCGTGGGGCGCGGACGGCCTGTCTCGCCTGGGTGATGCGAGAGCGCTGCCGGTGCTCACCGGCAACCTGCGCCATGACCACCTGCCCATCCGGCTGGGCGCCATCCTCTCCTTCGCGGCCCTGGGCTCCGAGGGCGACGGTGGCCTGCTGCACGGGTTGGAGGACCGCGCTCGCGAGGTGCAGGAGATGGTGTTCGCCATCGTCCTCGCGCGGGACTTGCGCGCCACCCGTCGCGGTGAGCCGCCCGACCTGCTCGCCAGCGCGCTGTCCAGCGGACGGCCCGAGGTGCGCTACGCCGCGGCCCGCGCGCTGGAGCTGCGCACGGAGACGGACGCGTACCGCGCGAACCTCGTCGAGGGACTGCTGCCGCCGAAGCCGGACAAGGTCGGCGACATGAAGGACTGGCCCTCCGAGGAGGACCGCGCCAAGCGCATGGTCGGGCTCGCCGAGGCCCTCTCCAGTGGCCAGCCCGAGCAGCGCTACGCGGCGGCCCAGGTGCTGCTGCTTCGCAACAAGCCGCTCGACTACTTCCGCGAGGCTTTGAAGGTCGCCCGGCCCAGCTCGCTCGACGCCCCGTGGAAGCCTGAGACGGCGCCCAACGTGTCGCCCGTGCAGGCCACGCCCGCGAAGAGCTGGCTGCGCCGGCTGTTCTCCGCCACGAAGCCCGGCACGCCCGAGAGCTCCTCACCCGAGGCGGCCACGAACGCCGAGCGTCAGCACCTGCGCCGCCTGGCCTTCGGCGCGTACGTGGGCCTGCTGCGTCAGGTGTCCGCCGGTGACGACGAGGGTCACCGCGTCCGCCGCGACGCCGTGGACCGCGTGGTGAAGCTCACCCAGGAGGGCTACGCGGGCACGCCCGCCGCCGTGGCCGCGCTGCTGCGCGCCCTGGAGGACCCGCACCAACTGGTGCGCAAGGCCGCGCTCACGGGCCTCAAGGAGCTGTTCCCCGCGGGCAGCGACGAGCCACTCTCGCTGGCCCTGGCCTCGCTGTCTCCGGACGTGGCGCGCATCGCGCTGGACGAACTGGCCGAGCGGGGGGACGCCGCGAAGCCGCGCATCACCGCCGCGCTCAACTCGCCGCTGTCGGACGTGCGCCGCTACGCGTTCGAGCTGCTCGAGAAGCTCAGCCCTCCTGGCAGCCTGGAGCCGCTGCTGGCCGCGCTGGGCAGCGAGCACGCGGACCTGCGCGTCGGCGTCATCGAGCGGCTGGCCGGCGCCAACGACTCGCGCGTCACCGAGGCGCTGGGTCGGGCCATGTCCAGCGAGCACGAGGACCTGCGCCTGCGCGCGTCCGAGCTGCTCGCGTGGCGCGGCGACGAGCGCGCGGTGGAGGTGCTCGCCTCGTTCCTGCGCTCGGAGACGCCCGCCGTCGCCAAGCGCGCGGTGGAGGCGCTCGCCCGTCTGGCCACGCCCTCCGCCGTGAGCGCCCTGGCCGCGCGGCTGAATGTGGCCACGGACCTGCACGAGCGACTGCGACTGGTGGACGCGCTGGGACAGACGCGCCGCCCCGAGGCGCTGGACGTGCTCGCGCGCCGCGTGCTGGAGGACGACACCAGCGCGGTGCGCGTCGCGTGTGTCCCCGCGGCGATGCAGGTCGCGGGCGCGGACGTGAAGAAGCGCGACGCGACGCTGGCGCTGCGCTTCCTGCGGCCGGCGGTGAAGAGCCTGGACGTGGCGGTGCGGCAGGCGGCCCTGCGCCAGTTGGAGCACGGCGCCGAGGCCGGTCAGTCCGAGGTCCTGGTGAGCCTCTTCAACGACCGGGACGTCACGGTGCGCGCCGAGGCCGTGTCGCTGTACTCCAAGCGCGTCATCGAGCACGCCGCTCCCGTGGGCCCGCTCGAGGACGTGCTGCGCGGAGGGGCTCGCGAGCTGATGCTGCCCGCCGCCGAGGGTGTCGCGCACCTGCGCGGCGTGAGCGCGCTGCGGCCCCTGCTCTTGTACTCGCGCGCCGGTGAGGACGGGCAGCGCGAGCGCGCCCTGCTCGCCCTGGGCACGCTGGGTGACGCGCGGGCGCTGAGCGAGCTGGAGACGGTGGCCGCCGGTGGCACGCCCGAGGCACCCACCGAGCCCAGCATGGTGTGGGCGGCGGTGGAGGGCCTGGGTCGTCTGGCGGGCCGGCTGCCGGATGGTGAGGAGCGCCGCCGCGTCGAGGAGAAGGTGGAGGCCGCCGCCGTCGAGGGCGCCGACTCCTCGCTCCAGCAGGCGGGCGTGAAGGGCCTTCGCGCCATCGGCGGCGAGCGCGCCCGGGTGAAGGTCGAGGCGCTGCTGCTCGACACGGACACCCACCTGCTCGTGCGAATCACCGCCGCGCAGGAGCTGGGCAAGCTCAAGGACGTGGAGGCGGAGACCACGCTCGCCACCATCCTGGACGACTCCACGGAGCTGCTCCGCAAAGAGGCGCGCAAGGCGCTGGACGAGCTGTTCCCGAAGGAGCGCACCCGCGTCGAGTTCCTCGCCGTGGCCAGCCGCTACCAGGACATCTCCGAGCCGGCCGTCACGTACCTGTCCCGCGAGGGTGACCCGGCGCTGCTGGTGCCCCGGCTCGCCACGCTGACCAACGAGGAGCTGCGGCTGAGCCTGCGCCGGGGACTCGCGCGGCGCGGCGCGCTGCCGGTGCCCGAGACGGTGACGCTGCTGGAGCACGACAAGGCGGAGGCCCGCCAGGAGGCGGCCCTGCTGATTGGCACGTGGACCGGCGAGGCGCGCGCCTCCGGACAGGTGGACCTGGCCGGGCTGTCCCGCGCGCTGGTCACCTCCGAGCGGCGCACCGCGAAGGACTGGGCGGCCACGCCTCCCGGCCCGAAGAAGAACGCGCTCGCCTCCGCGTGGGAGCGCATCCTGTGGGCCGGCTCGCGGCTGGGCACGGCGGGGCTCGCCGACTCCGCGCGAGACATCCTCAAGGCCGGTGAGCATGGCTCTCCCGCGACGGTGCGTCAGGAGGCGGCCCGCGTGCTGTCCCGCCTGGGCACGGCCGGCGCCACGCTGAAGCTCCAGGGTCAGGACACCTCCGCGCCCGTGCTGTCCAACGACAAGGAGCGCGCCGCCTCCGCGGACGTGCTCAAGGGCGCGCTGACGGACCCGGACGCCCGGGTGCGCTCGGCGGCCGCGGATGCACTGGCGCGGCTGGCCCCCGAGAAGGCCGCGGCCTGGGCGCTGGAGGTGAAGCCGTTCGACCCGGTGGCCCTGGGCCCCACGGGCGCGAAGGTCCCCGCCGAGGCCCTGGCCACGTCCGAGGGCCGTCGCCTCGCGGAGCCCTCGCTGCTGGGGCAGGGGAATCTCGCGCCGCTGGCCGCGTTGGCCCAGAGCGCGAAGCCCGAGGTGAAGCAGGAAGCCTGGGCCGGCATGGGCCGGCTGGGCGGTGACGAGGCGGCGAAGCTGCTGCACACGGCCGCCTTCGACAAGTCTCAGTCCGTGGAGCTGCGCAAGGCCGCCTGGCGCGCCCACAAACGTGCACGTCGCGCCGCCGAGCGCGCGAAGAACCACCGGAAGGAAGGCAACCCGTCGTGA
- a CDS encoding GNAT family N-acetyltransferase — translation MTTATRHPVELRYATASDVESNADASRVLLALEGSRGTVGVRGRLKDASLFRDALTATFGILASDLRYRGKDRTAYLAYLMKKGKRASAQIWEAQKAFLDNALDGEQKQDAVLDPVLTVDPDSVSLEVFSRDESAYARLSLDNSLFEGREAAHGSTFLDVPSDLLSRMDRLRTYLPVSLEAHVALPAKEAREPRNVQVPHAWLRGFLQVQSAATLPANTCELAPIDLYNLLFALRTRKAKKAPRALRFELVPGAPPRLVLEPWELVLECHGGKYTGTAPAVVRTFGRQRLVALARLLPHAKSVRLQLMGPGLPVFWVIDMGQATLTMGLTGWTESGWSSAAAFDVLMPRAVPAGLAEKLRGKLRADGPQTFEPLVAAAGGATKEQVRAALQLECLRGRVLFDVAQGKYRPRELMATPVDESVIRFGSEREARAHRLLGDGGPGAGEVKLTKVHDMVGEGTRIHGEVVDREAVRSFFPSFTLDLEGRVKDASCGCPHFRRSGMREGPCEHQLALRLVYARRRAEEEALRQTPEGRKHIRAETRSYVRRDAQSGQEMVYRVSLDGQVVAVEWGLRTGEARQQRLWFDTDAEARAAYFTRLETLSADGYIDAASSLV, via the coding sequence GTGACGACCGCCACCCGTCACCCCGTCGAGCTTCGCTACGCCACCGCGAGCGACGTGGAGTCCAATGCGGACGCCTCGCGCGTGCTCCTGGCCCTGGAGGGCTCGCGCGGCACCGTCGGCGTGCGAGGCCGCCTCAAGGACGCGTCCTTGTTCCGCGACGCGCTCACCGCCACGTTCGGCATCCTCGCCAGCGACTTGCGCTACCGGGGCAAGGACCGCACCGCGTACCTCGCGTACCTCATGAAGAAGGGGAAGCGGGCGAGCGCGCAAATCTGGGAGGCCCAGAAGGCCTTCCTCGACAACGCGCTCGACGGTGAGCAGAAGCAGGACGCCGTGCTGGACCCGGTGCTCACCGTGGACCCGGACAGCGTCTCGCTGGAGGTGTTCTCCCGCGACGAGAGCGCCTACGCGCGCCTGTCCCTGGACAACAGCCTCTTCGAGGGCCGCGAGGCCGCGCACGGCTCCACCTTCCTGGACGTCCCGTCGGACCTGCTCTCGCGCATGGACCGGCTGCGCACCTACCTGCCCGTGTCGCTGGAGGCCCACGTCGCGCTGCCTGCGAAGGAGGCCCGTGAGCCGCGCAACGTGCAGGTGCCGCACGCGTGGCTGCGCGGCTTCCTCCAGGTGCAGTCCGCCGCCACGCTGCCCGCCAACACGTGCGAGCTGGCGCCCATCGACCTGTACAACCTCCTCTTCGCGCTGCGCACCCGCAAGGCGAAGAAGGCCCCGCGCGCGCTGCGCTTCGAGCTGGTCCCCGGCGCTCCGCCTCGCCTGGTGCTGGAGCCGTGGGAGCTGGTGCTCGAGTGCCACGGCGGCAAGTACACCGGCACCGCGCCCGCGGTGGTGCGCACGTTCGGCCGTCAGCGGCTGGTCGCGCTCGCGCGGCTGTTGCCGCATGCGAAGTCCGTGCGCCTGCAGCTCATGGGTCCGGGCCTGCCGGTGTTCTGGGTCATCGACATGGGCCAGGCCACGCTGACCATGGGCCTCACCGGCTGGACGGAGAGCGGCTGGTCCTCCGCCGCGGCCTTCGACGTGCTCATGCCCCGCGCGGTGCCGGCCGGGCTGGCCGAGAAGCTGCGCGGGAAGCTGCGCGCCGACGGTCCGCAGACCTTCGAGCCCCTGGTGGCCGCCGCCGGTGGCGCGACGAAGGAGCAGGTGCGCGCGGCGCTGCAGCTCGAGTGCCTGCGCGGCCGCGTCCTCTTCGACGTGGCCCAGGGCAAGTACCGCCCGCGCGAGCTGATGGCCACGCCCGTGGACGAGTCCGTCATCCGCTTCGGCAGCGAGCGCGAGGCCCGCGCCCACCGCCTGCTCGGCGACGGCGGCCCGGGTGCCGGCGAGGTCAAGCTCACCAAGGTGCACGACATGGTGGGCGAGGGCACGCGCATCCACGGAGAAGTCGTGGACCGCGAGGCCGTGCGCAGCTTCTTCCCCAGCTTCACGCTGGACCTCGAAGGCCGCGTGAAGGACGCGTCCTGCGGGTGTCCGCACTTCCGCCGCTCCGGCATGCGCGAAGGCCCATGCGAGCACCAGCTCGCGCTGCGCCTGGTCTACGCGCGCCGCCGCGCCGAGGAAGAGGCGCTCCGGCAGACGCCCGAGGGCCGCAAGCACATCCGCGCCGAGACGCGCTCGTACGTGCGCCGCGATGCGCAGAGCGGACAAGAGATGGTCTACCGCGTTTCCCTGGATGGCCAGGTGGTCGCCGTGGAGTGGGGCCTTCGCACCGGCGAAGCGCGCCAGCAGCGGCTCTGGTTCGACACGGACGCGGAAGCGCGCGCCGCATACTTCACGCGTCTCGAAACACTTTCGGCCGACGGCTACATCGACGCGGCCTCGTCATTGGTGTAA
- a CDS encoding reverse transcriptase family protein, which yields MTARLESFVPAAAPQAVATPAPQAPSANTVAQREARRAAHEALLARWKAIVEAGGADEWAQAQLVSRGLAVGELDFSSASEKEKTAWKEKKKAEAAERRALGRQAHEAWKATHVGHLGAGVHWEEEGGSDKFDIAHREERARANGLPELGSAEVLAKALGLSVSKLRWFAFHREVDTGSHYISWGIPKRDGGTRTITSPKPELKEAQRWVLSNVVERLPVHGAAHGFVAGRSILTNALAHHSADVVVKVDLKDFFPSVTWRRVKGLLRKGGLPENTSTLLALMSTEAPREAVQFRGKTLYVAKGPRSLPQGAPTSPGITNALCLKLDKRLSALSKKLGFVYTRYADDLTFSWTKTKQPKARRAQGAPVAVLLARVKDVVESEGFRVHPEKTRVSRKGTRQQVTGLVVNRARDGVASARVPRDVVRRLRAAIHNRQKGKPGREGESLEQLKGMAAFVYMTDETKGRAFLKSLEQLEAREKEAAPKAP from the coding sequence ATGACCGCCAGGCTGGAGTCGTTCGTCCCCGCTGCCGCGCCGCAAGCCGTCGCGACGCCAGCGCCCCAGGCCCCGTCCGCCAACACTGTCGCCCAACGCGAGGCCCGCCGGGCCGCGCACGAGGCGTTGCTCGCCCGCTGGAAGGCCATCGTCGAGGCCGGCGGCGCCGATGAATGGGCGCAGGCCCAGCTGGTCTCGCGCGGCCTCGCCGTGGGCGAGCTCGACTTCTCCAGCGCCTCGGAAAAAGAGAAGACGGCCTGGAAGGAGAAGAAGAAGGCCGAGGCGGCCGAGCGTCGCGCGCTGGGGCGCCAGGCCCACGAGGCCTGGAAGGCCACCCACGTGGGGCACCTGGGTGCCGGGGTCCACTGGGAGGAGGAGGGCGGCTCCGACAAGTTCGACATCGCGCACCGTGAGGAGCGCGCTCGCGCGAACGGTCTGCCGGAGCTGGGCTCCGCGGAGGTACTGGCCAAGGCGCTGGGGCTGAGCGTCTCCAAGCTGCGCTGGTTCGCGTTCCACCGCGAGGTGGACACCGGCTCGCACTACATCAGCTGGGGCATCCCCAAGCGCGACGGCGGGACGCGGACGATTACGTCCCCCAAGCCGGAGCTGAAGGAAGCGCAGCGCTGGGTGCTGTCCAACGTGGTGGAGCGGCTGCCCGTGCACGGCGCGGCGCACGGCTTCGTCGCGGGGCGCTCCATCCTCACCAACGCGCTCGCGCACCACAGCGCGGATGTCGTGGTGAAGGTGGACCTGAAGGACTTCTTCCCCTCCGTCACGTGGCGCCGGGTGAAGGGGCTGTTGCGCAAGGGCGGCCTGCCGGAGAACACGTCCACGCTGCTGGCGCTGATGTCCACGGAGGCCCCGCGCGAGGCGGTGCAGTTCCGCGGCAAGACGCTCTACGTGGCCAAGGGTCCGCGCTCGCTGCCGCAGGGCGCGCCCACGTCGCCGGGCATCACCAACGCGCTGTGCCTGAAGCTGGACAAGCGCCTGTCCGCGCTGTCGAAGAAGCTGGGCTTCGTCTACACGCGCTACGCGGACGACCTGACGTTCTCGTGGACGAAGACGAAGCAGCCCAAGGCGCGTCGCGCGCAGGGTGCGCCGGTGGCCGTGCTGCTCGCGCGCGTGAAGGACGTGGTGGAGTCCGAGGGCTTCCGCGTGCACCCGGAGAAGACGCGGGTGAGCCGCAAGGGCACGCGTCAGCAGGTGACGGGCCTGGTGGTGAACAGGGCCCGTGACGGCGTGGCCTCCGCCCGCGTGCCGCGCGATGTCGTGCGCCGGCTGCGCGCGGCCATCCACAACCGACAGAAGGGCAAACCCGGCCGCGAGGGCGAGTCGCTCGAGCAGCTCAAGGGCATGGCCGCCTTCGTCTACATGACGGACGAGACCAAGGGCCGCGCCTTCCTGAAGAGCCTGGAGCAGCTCGAGGCCCGCGAGAAGGAAGCGGCGCCCAAGGCGCCCTGA
- a CDS encoding alpha/beta hydrolase, with translation MKWRRVVVAVVALGVLATLALFARALRHSEAYFHYPRVAPERPADFADAQDVRLFTSDGLELRGWYVPSRNRAAVVMTHGLSQTRADVLPEARILRDAGYGVLLFDLRAHGASQGETSTWGDLERRDVRAALEFVRARPDVDPAKVGALGFSIGSAAVAEVAAKDKDVRAVVLLSPFNTLWLAAAYDFRRFGAITQTGALVPFWRRGIQLEEVRTIDAVDHIRPRPLFIVMGTEESGQPLADELFAHVREYAQTWRIQGAGHGGFATVEPTEYPRRLRAFFDAALLGGGEGSAANPAP, from the coding sequence ATGAAGTGGCGGCGAGTCGTGGTGGCGGTGGTGGCGTTGGGGGTGCTCGCGACCCTGGCGCTCTTCGCTCGGGCGCTGCGGCACTCGGAGGCGTACTTCCACTATCCCCGGGTGGCGCCGGAGCGCCCCGCCGACTTCGCGGACGCGCAGGACGTGCGCCTGTTCACCTCGGACGGGCTGGAATTGCGCGGGTGGTATGTTCCCTCGAGGAACCGCGCCGCGGTGGTGATGACGCACGGCCTTTCACAGACACGCGCGGATGTGCTGCCGGAGGCGCGCATCCTGCGGGACGCGGGCTATGGCGTGCTCCTGTTCGACCTGCGCGCGCATGGCGCGAGTCAGGGCGAGACGTCCACGTGGGGAGACTTGGAGCGGCGGGACGTGCGGGCCGCGCTGGAGTTCGTGCGGGCCCGGCCCGACGTGGACCCGGCGAAGGTGGGCGCGCTGGGGTTCTCGATTGGCTCGGCCGCGGTGGCGGAGGTGGCCGCGAAGGACAAGGACGTGCGCGCGGTGGTGCTCCTGTCCCCGTTCAACACGCTGTGGCTCGCGGCCGCGTATGACTTCCGGCGCTTCGGCGCGATTACGCAGACGGGCGCGCTGGTGCCCTTCTGGCGGCGCGGCATCCAGTTGGAAGAGGTGCGCACCATCGACGCGGTGGACCACATCCGTCCCAGGCCCCTGTTCATCGTGATGGGGACGGAGGAGTCCGGTCAGCCGCTCGCGGATGAGCTCTTCGCCCACGTGCGTGAGTACGCGCAGACGTGGCGCATCCAGGGCGCGGGGCATGGCGGCTTCGCCACCGTGGAGCCGACGGAGTATCCCCGCCGGCTGCGCGCCTTCTTCGACGCGGCGCTGCTCGGAGGCGGGGAGGGGAGCGCGGCGAATCCCGCGCCCTGA